The Arachis hypogaea cultivar Tifrunner chromosome 16, arahy.Tifrunner.gnm2.J5K5, whole genome shotgun sequence genome contains a region encoding:
- the LOC112756492 gene encoding uncharacterized protein, translated as MSIGLLKNVQDLLLKRLLVIFCLLFVIESGASDIGRQPPSLASDRSLLVDDHGSKHFSFHGTPVVAVSPANPPSYGPFMSTSHPPGSSHFSVPFKKKTELQPPISGFKDIAPVHSAGAATPSALAQPPLAPYVSNCCKQDMVLKRGSKSCQCVYPIKLDLLLLNVSQSRTWNDFLDELATHLGLRSTQIELINFYVIGLSTLNMSMDITPYKGIGFSASEAARINSSLSMHKIQLDPKLVGDYKVINITWFQPPPPSPAPAFAASPVNTPLYHSPTAESSSSSNSGRHSNLFLILGIAIGLLFIAIISILVLCLCTLLPKAKEPPVESEKPRTESTVSAVGSLPHPSSTRFIAYEELKEATNNFEPASVLGEGGFGRVFKGVLNDGTAVAIKRLTSGGQQGDKEFLVEVEMLSRLHHRNLVKLVGYYSNRDSSQNLLCYELVPNGSLEAWLHGPLGINCPLDWDTRMKIALDAARGLCYLHEDSQPCVIHRDFKASNILLENNFHAKVADFGLAKQAPEGRANYLSTRVMGTFGYVAPEYAMTGHLLVKSDVYSYGVVLLELLTGRKPVDMSQPTGQENLVTWARPILRDKDRLEEIADPKLGGKYPKEDFVRVCTIAAACVAPEANQRPTMGEVVQSLKMVQRITEYQDSMIPSSNTRANLRQSSSTFEFDGTSSMFSSGPYSGLSAFENENVSRTAVFSEDLHEGR; from the exons ATGTCTATCG GTTTATTGAAGAATGTTCAAGACCTGTTGCTTAAACGGTTGCTCGTTATATTCTGCTTGTTGTTTGTTATTGAGTCTGGTGCAAGTGATATAGGACGCCAACCCCCATCGTTAGCTTCAGACAGATCACTACTAGTAGATGACCACGGGTCGAAGCATTTCTCCTTTCATGGTACACCAGTTGTAGCAGTTTCACCAGCCAATCCTCCTTCATATGGTCCTTTTATGAGTACTAGTCATCCCCCTGGAAGTTCACATTTCTCCGTACCATTCAAGAAGAAGACTGAATTACAACCTCCGATTTCTGGATTTAAAGATATTGCTCCTGTACATTCTGCTGGAGCTGCAACTCCTTCTGCTTTGGCTCAGCCACCATTGGCCCCTTATGTTTCCA ATTGTTGTAAACAAGACATGGTATTGAAACGAGGCAGTAAGAGTTGCCAGTGTGTGTATCCAATAAAGCTAGACCTTCTGCTTTTGAATGTTTCTCAAAGTCGTACTTGGAATGATTTTCTTGATGAGTTAGCTACTCATCTTGGGCTACGCAGCACCCAGATTGAGCTGATAAATTTCTATGTAATCGGTTTATCAACATTAAATATGTCAATGGATATTACACCATATAAAGGGATCGGTTTCTCTGCCAGCGAAGCAGCTAGGATAAACTCGTCACTTTCAATGCATAAGATTCAACTGGACCCTAAATTAGTGGGTGACTACAAAGTCATCAATATAACTTGGTTTCAACCACCGCCTCCTTCTCCAG CTCCTGCTTTTGCTGCATCACCTGTGAATACTCCTCTGTATCATTCACCTACTGCTGAATCATCAAGTTCATCGAATAGTGGAAGGCATTCAAATTTGTTTCTTATACTTGGAATTGCTATAGGCTTACTCTTCATTGCGATCATATCTATACTTGTACTTTGTTTATGTACATTGTTGCCGAAGGCAAAAGAACCTCCTGTTGAAAGTG AAAAGCCGAGGACAGAAAGTACTGTTTCAGCTGTGGGTTCGCTTCCCCATCCATCTAGCACAAGGTTTATTGCATATGAAGAACTTAAAGAGGCAACAAACAATTTTGAACCTGCAAGTGTACTTGGAGAAGGAGGGTTTGGTAGAGTTTTTAAAGGTGTCTTAAATGATGGTACTGCTGTAGCAATAAAGAGACTCACTAGTGGAGGGCAACAGGGTGACAAAGAGTTTCTTGTTGAGGTTGAGATGCTTAGCCGGTTGCATCATCGTAACCTTGTAAAACTAGTGGGATATTATAGCAATCGGGATTCATCTCAAAATCTACTTTGTTATGAGCTTGTCCCTAATGGAAGTTTGGAGGCCTGGCTTCATG GTCCCTTGGGAATCAATTGTCCTTTGGATTGGGACACCAGAATGAAGATTGCGCTTGATGCTGCAAGAGGACTTTGTTACCTCCATGAAGACTCACAACCCTGTGTGATACACAGAGACTTCAAGGCATCAAACATATTGCTTGAGAACAACTTTCATGCTAAAGTAGCAGATTTCGGTCTTGCTAAGCAAGCACCTGAAGGCAGAGCTAATTACTTGTCTACTCGTGTCATGGGAACTTTTGG GTATGTAGCTCCTGAGTATGCCATGACcgggcaccttcttgttaagAGTGATGTCTATAGCTACGGGGTTGTCTTGCTGGAGCTGCTTACTGGAAGGAAACCTGTGGACATGTCACAGCCAACTGGACAAGAGAACCTTGTAACTTGG GCTAGGCCAATCCTTAGAGACAAGGACAGGTTGGAAGAGATTGCTGATCCAAAACTTGGGGGAAAGTATCCAAAGGAAGATTTTGTACGTGTTTGCACCATTGCTGCTGCTTGTGTTGCTCCTGAAGCAAACCAACGACCAACAATGGGTGAAGTGGTGCAGTCACTTAAAATGGTGCAGCGCATCACAGAATACCAGGACTCCATGATACCCTCATCCAATACACGGGCAAACCTGAGACAGTCCTCTAGCACTTTTGAGTTTGATGGAACATCTTCAATGTTCTCTTCAGGTCCTTACTCTGGTCTAAGTGCCTTTGAGAACGAAAATGTTTCTAGGACTGCAGTTTTCTCTGAAGATCTTCATGAAGGACGATGA